Proteins from one Variovorax sp. PBL-E5 genomic window:
- a CDS encoding exonuclease domain-containing protein has protein sequence MQIRTIALDTETTGLDAGADRLIEIAALDFDPETGLPTGNTFHRFINPEREIPLEVSRVHGKTWSDLKSEPVFKEVVKDFKEFIAGQHVVIHNAPFDLRFLDEELRLVRGGKMDKIVERTTDTLAMSRRHTTAKVHTLDALCDRYGIDRTKRVLHGAFVDCEMLAAVYPPLLADANQLVARLNAVLPFPLGDAVPDSIEGMAKRALLLADLKKVLEKEYDRYTEPVKKLTAGKDFATELFEVTYTPSTKTDWKKVQANHLEGVDLKQYQTPSSSMYIRYV, from the coding sequence ATGCAAATTCGCACAATCGCTCTCGACACCGAGACCACGGGCCTGGACGCCGGCGCAGACCGGCTCATCGAAATCGCAGCGCTCGACTTCGACCCCGAGACCGGCCTGCCCACCGGCAACACCTTTCACCGGTTCATCAACCCCGAACGGGAAATTCCCCTCGAGGTCTCCCGGGTGCACGGCAAGACCTGGTCCGACCTGAAGAGCGAACCTGTCTTCAAGGAGGTCGTGAAGGACTTCAAGGAGTTCATCGCCGGGCAACACGTGGTCATCCACAACGCGCCCTTCGACCTGCGCTTCCTCGACGAGGAACTGCGCTTGGTCCGCGGAGGCAAGATGGATAAAATCGTCGAGCGCACGACTGACACGCTGGCGATGTCGCGGCGGCACACGACGGCCAAGGTTCACACCCTGGACGCGCTGTGCGACCGCTACGGCATCGACCGCACCAAGCGCGTGCTCCACGGGGCCTTCGTCGACTGCGAAATGCTCGCAGCCGTGTATCCACCCCTTCTGGCAGACGCCAACCAGCTTGTCGCGCGCCTCAATGCCGTGCTGCCGTTTCCCCTCGGAGATGCGGTGCCTGATTCCATTGAGGGCATGGCCAAGCGCGCGCTGTTGCTGGCCGACCTCAAGAAGGTCCTGGAAAAGGAGTACGACCGCTATACCGAGCCTGTCAAGAAGCTGACCGCCGGCAAGGACTTTGCGACCGAGCTCTTTGAGGTCACATACACCCCCAGCACCAAGACCGACTGGAAGAAGGTGCAGGCCAACCACCTCGAAGGGGTGGACCTCAAGCAGTACCAAACGCCGTCGAGTAGCATGTACATCCGCTACGTGTGA
- a CDS encoding DNA polymerase, with translation MNKQMGFDLDYVDPVTHVAVPWAKAEKLLLARITAAPWKIIDVETTGLNPASKEQKFSGKQYQRGVDSELRLRVMSVLYPTPCGFPVTSKFLVESFDLDQLTEAEKVDVCSACFTNVVIAHNAGFDAYWTRTYATTEPSLLLDSMLIARVLYPEQPVVMARMCQDEDEDPTLQAEAVSMFMGGKSGWSLADLAVSRLRKVLPKEMQGPKNWCEPFLTQKAYDYATDDVKVLLELLMSFFEIDDPAELLERYFELREEHAPLRIIEPQVWDIVRMRETGMPWNLEESEGYVAAQWEKVREHAAKMAELEPALKDYLPALSDPTTGVNAKLKEAIGTAFTSRGIELEMTEKTGAFKIGEKDLRRVRAAITPEAKALFDTWTALNRAKKAGGMAKEVSSYAGRSHDGRLHPNTGHGPVTGRLSSSEPNCQQFPRDQKFRNCVRARPGHKIVSADYSALDMRVGAALAIRAQRQIVETYMGDHVVQNDVFLCISRVLEGRVTYEDARALELKAVKDFEEWKLGREAAMEAGKDASKAFWDKYRKLQRTQLLSGFQRCLAEVRMRADAAGTADWGSLRDAFEIEGMDIHTWTALDMTGRNPKALFGGLKGEDVAKELKKWKAELGDVRQTGKVGNLSLLYAMQARGLMDAAAKNYNIHWTLEEATEVRAQWLAAYVEIDLWHKWTELNPQETVMIPDKDRGGRFGKKAVYASYTLGNRLIYAFGLNAALSYEDQSTGADILGKVMEEFRKYPKVFDTIINQVHDEVLFEVPDEVLDEYNEIIGRVMTDAAEHFLRPYGVKAGCEPEAGEVWLKG, from the coding sequence ATGAACAAACAAATGGGCTTCGACCTCGACTACGTCGACCCGGTCACCCACGTAGCAGTGCCATGGGCAAAAGCTGAAAAGCTGCTCCTGGCGCGCATCACGGCGGCGCCGTGGAAAATCATCGACGTTGAAACAACGGGCCTCAACCCGGCGAGCAAGGAGCAGAAGTTCTCCGGCAAGCAGTATCAACGCGGCGTCGACTCGGAGCTTCGGCTGCGGGTGATGTCGGTTCTCTACCCGACGCCTTGCGGCTTTCCAGTCACCTCAAAGTTCCTCGTCGAATCCTTCGACCTGGACCAGCTCACCGAAGCTGAGAAGGTGGACGTGTGCTCTGCATGCTTCACAAACGTCGTCATCGCGCACAACGCGGGCTTCGACGCCTACTGGACCCGCACCTACGCGACAACCGAGCCGTCGCTGCTCCTGGATTCGATGCTCATCGCACGGGTCCTCTACCCCGAGCAGCCCGTTGTCATGGCGCGCATGTGCCAGGATGAGGACGAAGACCCCACGTTGCAGGCCGAAGCCGTGTCCATGTTCATGGGCGGCAAGTCGGGCTGGTCGCTAGCCGACCTGGCGGTCAGCCGGCTGCGCAAGGTGCTTCCGAAGGAGATGCAAGGCCCGAAGAACTGGTGCGAGCCGTTCCTGACCCAGAAGGCGTACGACTACGCAACGGACGACGTGAAGGTGCTCCTGGAGCTCCTGATGTCGTTCTTCGAAATCGACGACCCGGCGGAACTGCTGGAGCGCTATTTCGAGTTGCGCGAGGAGCACGCTCCCCTGCGCATCATCGAGCCCCAGGTCTGGGACATCGTGCGGATGCGCGAGACGGGCATGCCGTGGAACCTGGAGGAATCCGAAGGCTACGTTGCGGCCCAGTGGGAAAAGGTGCGCGAGCACGCTGCGAAGATGGCGGAACTCGAGCCTGCGCTCAAGGACTATCTGCCTGCGCTGAGCGACCCGACCACCGGGGTCAACGCGAAGCTGAAAGAGGCTATCGGGACGGCGTTCACGAGCCGCGGCATTGAGCTGGAGATGACCGAGAAGACCGGCGCCTTCAAGATTGGCGAAAAGGACCTGCGGCGCGTTCGCGCGGCCATCACGCCCGAAGCCAAGGCCCTGTTCGACACCTGGACCGCACTCAACCGTGCCAAGAAGGCCGGCGGCATGGCCAAGGAAGTCTCCTCGTACGCGGGGCGGTCGCACGATGGGCGGCTGCATCCAAACACGGGGCACGGCCCCGTGACAGGGCGCCTGTCTTCGTCGGAGCCGAACTGCCAGCAGTTTCCGCGGGACCAGAAGTTCCGAAATTGCGTTCGTGCTCGGCCTGGCCACAAGATTGTCTCCGCCGACTATTCGGCACTGGACATGCGGGTGGGCGCGGCGCTCGCGATTCGCGCTCAGAGGCAAATCGTCGAGACCTACATGGGCGACCATGTGGTGCAGAACGATGTGTTCCTGTGCATCAGCCGGGTGCTTGAGGGCCGGGTGACCTACGAAGACGCGCGAGCGCTCGAGCTGAAGGCCGTCAAGGACTTCGAGGAGTGGAAGCTGGGTCGCGAAGCGGCCATGGAAGCAGGCAAAGATGCGAGCAAGGCGTTCTGGGACAAGTACCGCAAGCTGCAGCGTACGCAGCTGCTTTCGGGCTTCCAGCGCTGCTTGGCCGAAGTGCGGATGCGCGCGGACGCCGCCGGCACCGCCGATTGGGGCTCCCTGCGCGACGCGTTCGAAATTGAAGGCATGGACATCCACACGTGGACCGCGCTGGACATGACAGGCCGCAACCCCAAGGCTCTCTTCGGAGGCCTGAAGGGCGAAGATGTGGCCAAGGAGCTGAAGAAGTGGAAGGCTGAGCTGGGCGACGTCCGTCAAACCGGCAAGGTCGGCAACCTCTCCCTCCTGTACGCGATGCAAGCACGCGGCCTGATGGACGCTGCTGCCAAGAACTACAATATCCACTGGACGTTGGAAGAGGCCACGGAAGTTCGCGCGCAATGGCTTGCGGCATACGTCGAAATCGACCTCTGGCACAAGTGGACCGAGCTGAACCCGCAGGAAACGGTGATGATTCCGGACAAGGACCGTGGCGGCCGCTTCGGCAAGAAGGCTGTCTACGCCTCCTACACGCTGGGCAACCGGCTCATCTATGCGTTCGGCTTGAACGCGGCACTGAGCTACGAAGACCAGTCGACCGGCGCCGACATTCTGGGCAAGGTGATGGAGGAGTTTCGCAAGTACCCGAAGGTCTTCGACACCATCATCAACCAGGTCCACGACGAAGTGCTTTTCGAGGTGCCCGACGAGGTGCTGGACGAGTACAACGAAATCATCGGACGGGTCATGACCGATGCAGCTGAGCACTTCCTTCGTCCCTACGGGGTGAAGGCCGGCTGCGAACCCGAAGCTGGCGAGGTCTGGCTGAAGGGATAA
- a CDS encoding mechanosensitive ion channel family protein has protein sequence MSIFPTLQQYATDIHLFFTGEIGRVAATVLVILAAVAAHRLNLRYVGMSTRREGSQDGLRHRVVAIKNVLFLAASLAIGTIWATKIAGVALSLAAFAGALVLSAKELIMCATGYLLFTVSRPYRVGDFVEVAGVAGRVTDVDMLCTTLAETSSAYQLTGRTVLFPNSFLLSTSVRNQSATGGFVINLLRLAVPYSADIDAYESAAVRAGDAVCAPWLGTADEHFRRIEKTDFVDLPSSRVRVLWESHDIKQHWLVIRFASPASERVNAQQAVTRLFWKELGSVPTASQD, from the coding sequence ATGTCCATTTTCCCGACCCTGCAGCAGTACGCCACTGACATCCACCTGTTCTTCACCGGAGAAATTGGCCGTGTTGCTGCGACCGTCCTTGTCATCTTGGCTGCGGTCGCGGCCCACCGGCTCAACCTGCGCTACGTGGGGATGTCGACGCGACGAGAGGGCAGCCAGGACGGGTTGCGGCACCGCGTCGTTGCCATCAAGAACGTGCTGTTCCTCGCCGCCAGTCTTGCCATCGGGACCATCTGGGCCACCAAAATCGCCGGAGTTGCGCTTTCGCTGGCTGCCTTTGCTGGCGCGCTGGTTCTGTCGGCGAAGGAGCTCATCATGTGCGCGACCGGCTATCTGCTGTTCACGGTCTCCCGGCCATACCGGGTAGGGGACTTCGTCGAGGTCGCAGGGGTGGCCGGGCGGGTGACCGATGTCGACATGCTCTGTACGACCCTTGCCGAGACCTCCTCGGCGTACCAGCTCACAGGGCGCACCGTCTTGTTTCCCAACAGCTTCCTCCTGTCCACCTCAGTGCGCAACCAGTCGGCCACCGGGGGCTTTGTCATCAACCTCCTGCGCCTTGCGGTGCCGTACAGTGCAGACATCGACGCCTACGAGTCCGCAGCGGTCCGCGCCGGCGATGCGGTGTGCGCACCTTGGCTCGGAACGGCCGACGAGCACTTCCGCCGCATCGAGAAGACCGATTTTGTCGACCTGCCCTCATCGCGGGTGCGGGTGCTCTGGGAGTCTCACGACATCAAGCAGCACTGGCTGGTCATTCGCTTCGCCTCGCCGGCCTCCGAGCGCGTCAATGCACAGCAGGCGGTGACGCGCCTCTTTTGGAAAGAGCTGGGCTCGGTGCCCACAGCCTCGCAGGACTGA
- a CDS encoding ATP-binding protein, which yields MQVSQSSSTSVVAKQGVGQTATFGIAQNAHMFNVLSSGLYGDKIGAVEREVGCNAMDAHIFGRMPTRPIEVKLPTKLDLQFYIKDWGPGLSDEEVKGIYTVYGVSTKQQSNDQTGGFGLGSKSPFAYTLFDPENEDGFTVVAVKEGKKRVYVCHLDDNGSPAVTDMGVFDADPDWQSGVMVTFPVQDRDIAEFHAKAQEIFQWFTVPPRILGMEKPLKKPEFHFEGSFFNMGAPFGTSGETFHRVPAVVMANVRYPIEKARLRDLTPNMQALLDGGIHLFVDNGEVLMAVSREALQYTDKTRSAIMARLDQAVKEVAERVRADVMTKEPTKLAWYRKVHSYVSTLPSSIRMNLISFLKEAGVGKDDIEHIRQVANESALTFPKVGDGIMGKQQPYQKDADGDWIRDVAGNPVVDATWQNNSCRVWLYRSTETGIRKKEVVNGYQDFTKDKPVLTTVPVLSDTRVYYSDSKSADARIRYALRQSGSPTDAFFLVVAGRGVDAVHAKALGERICGPDGIEGLPCAGTSTLPVSPSYASDLERRRMRKSMTLEELTAGEEVTFTTFAAGGTSKTTLGDIEEEAEKFYVIRRRDRFMNHGSTGWVGPRERDFCSTMRTMQRVLKRLGHEVAGAVMVESEATVRRLKLVELGYRPLMTWTVGKLKSGSNWKRLVASIDRTPKADLAQPYIAKQYSLLGILAMHLLKRTPAWEALEPRLAGHPLLEEVAAFAFKVNGALGDDDLATELKYLQSHIDGAYLDVTECKRKTPYEVSQSVGKSYPLASSIFDDDALLKVMAESPEKAATMLVTALALDPLPGERVELEEAEEPEDAVQEDADEPDVAEDSSDTQVDVTAEAANSDGAPEPAAEVTAEAMLLAA from the coding sequence ATGCAGGTTTCACAAAGCTCTTCGACTTCGGTCGTAGCAAAGCAAGGTGTCGGCCAGACCGCCACTTTCGGCATCGCCCAGAACGCCCACATGTTCAACGTGCTGTCCTCCGGGCTGTACGGGGACAAGATTGGCGCCGTGGAGCGCGAGGTCGGCTGCAACGCGATGGACGCCCACATCTTCGGGCGCATGCCCACCCGCCCCATCGAGGTCAAGCTTCCCACGAAGCTCGACCTTCAGTTCTACATCAAGGACTGGGGCCCGGGGCTCAGCGACGAGGAAGTCAAAGGCATCTACACCGTCTACGGTGTCTCGACCAAACAGCAATCGAACGACCAAACTGGTGGTTTCGGTCTCGGCTCGAAATCGCCTTTTGCGTACACGCTCTTCGACCCCGAGAACGAGGACGGCTTCACGGTCGTCGCGGTCAAGGAAGGCAAGAAGCGCGTCTACGTGTGCCACCTCGACGACAACGGCTCGCCGGCAGTGACGGACATGGGCGTCTTCGACGCCGACCCGGACTGGCAAAGCGGCGTGATGGTGACCTTCCCGGTCCAGGACCGGGACATCGCTGAATTCCACGCCAAGGCGCAGGAAATCTTCCAGTGGTTCACGGTACCCCCGCGCATCCTCGGGATGGAAAAGCCTCTCAAGAAGCCAGAGTTCCATTTCGAGGGCAGCTTCTTTAATATGGGCGCTCCTTTCGGAACCAGTGGCGAAACGTTCCACCGGGTGCCCGCGGTCGTCATGGCCAATGTGCGCTATCCCATCGAAAAGGCTCGGCTGCGCGACCTGACGCCGAACATGCAGGCGCTGCTGGACGGCGGCATCCATCTCTTCGTCGACAACGGCGAAGTTCTGATGGCCGTGTCGCGGGAAGCACTTCAATACACCGACAAGACTCGCAGCGCCATCATGGCGCGGCTGGACCAGGCGGTGAAGGAAGTCGCGGAGCGCGTACGCGCCGACGTGATGACCAAGGAGCCGACGAAGCTGGCCTGGTATCGCAAGGTCCATAGCTACGTGAGCACGCTTCCCTCGAGCATCCGCATGAATCTCATCAGCTTCCTCAAGGAGGCCGGCGTGGGCAAGGACGACATCGAGCACATCCGACAGGTCGCAAACGAGAGCGCGCTCACCTTCCCCAAGGTCGGCGACGGCATCATGGGCAAGCAGCAGCCCTACCAGAAGGATGCAGATGGCGACTGGATTCGCGACGTCGCCGGAAATCCGGTCGTCGACGCCACCTGGCAGAACAACAGCTGCCGCGTGTGGCTGTATCGCTCCACCGAAACCGGTATCCGCAAGAAGGAAGTCGTCAACGGCTATCAGGACTTCACCAAGGACAAGCCGGTTCTGACCACCGTGCCGGTGCTCTCGGACACCCGGGTTTACTACTCGGACAGCAAGTCCGCTGACGCGCGTATCCGCTACGCGCTGAGGCAGTCGGGCTCCCCGACCGATGCATTCTTCCTAGTCGTAGCTGGCCGGGGCGTGGACGCCGTTCACGCGAAGGCATTGGGTGAGCGGATTTGCGGTCCGGACGGAATCGAAGGCCTGCCGTGTGCAGGGACCTCGACGCTGCCGGTGTCTCCGAGTTACGCCTCGGACCTCGAACGACGCAGAATGCGCAAGTCGATGACGCTAGAGGAGCTGACCGCCGGCGAAGAGGTGACCTTCACCACTTTTGCCGCGGGTGGCACCTCGAAGACGACGCTGGGCGACATTGAGGAAGAAGCCGAGAAGTTCTACGTCATCCGACGCCGCGACCGGTTCATGAATCATGGCTCGACCGGCTGGGTTGGCCCGCGCGAGCGGGACTTCTGCAGCACGATGCGGACCATGCAACGGGTGCTCAAGCGCCTCGGCCACGAGGTTGCCGGCGCCGTGATGGTGGAAAGCGAGGCGACAGTGCGTCGGCTGAAACTGGTCGAACTGGGCTACCGCCCGCTGATGACCTGGACAGTCGGCAAGCTGAAATCGGGAAGCAACTGGAAGCGCTTGGTCGCAAGCATCGACCGCACGCCCAAGGCAGACCTGGCGCAGCCCTACATCGCGAAGCAGTACTCGCTGCTAGGCATCCTGGCAATGCATCTGCTGAAGCGTACCCCTGCATGGGAAGCGCTTGAGCCTCGGCTCGCCGGGCATCCCTTGCTGGAGGAGGTTGCAGCTTTTGCGTTCAAGGTGAACGGAGCGCTCGGGGACGACGACTTGGCAACGGAGCTCAAGTACCTGCAGTCACACATCGACGGCGCGTATCTCGACGTGACCGAGTGCAAGCGCAAGACGCCGTATGAGGTGAGTCAGTCAGTCGGCAAGAGCTACCCCCTGGCATCGAGCATCTTCGACGACGACGCCCTGCTGAAGGTCATGGCCGAATCGCCTGAAAAGGCGGCCACCATGCTCGTGACGGCGCTCGCGCTTGACCCCCTGCCCGGAGAAAGGGTGGAGTTGGAGGAAGCCGAAGAGCCAGAAGACGCTGTGCAGGAAGATGCAGACGAGCCGGACGTCGCCGAGGACTCATCGGACACCCAAGTCGATGTGACCGCCGAAGCTGCCAACAGCGACGGTGCTCCCGAGCCTGCCGCCGAAGTCACCGCCGAAGCCATGCTACTCGCAGCGTAG